The following proteins are encoded in a genomic region of Mesorhizobium sp. AR02:
- a CDS encoding amino acid ABC transporter permease, translating to MSWKLFELLIQASLSTILISVISITLGLAIGMVVSAATLSPSPALSIPGRTFVSFFRGAPLLVQLLLIYNLLPALGVNVPSTVAAITGLTLCTAAYQAENLRGGFQSVPRGLLEAADMAGLSPMQQFWRIRAPIAFRLAFPSLVNEAIMILKASSLVSVVGIVELTRMAQDLAASTYRPIELFAAAGLLYLIINWLIAYGGSLFERSFRWGRP from the coding sequence ATGTCTTGGAAACTATTTGAACTGCTGATTCAGGCATCGTTGTCTACGATCCTCATCAGCGTTATTTCGATCACCCTGGGCCTCGCCATTGGCATGGTTGTATCGGCTGCGACGCTTTCTCCAAGCCCGGCCTTGTCCATTCCAGGCCGCACCTTCGTCAGTTTTTTCCGTGGCGCGCCGCTGCTGGTCCAGCTCCTACTGATCTACAATCTTTTGCCGGCGCTCGGCGTCAATGTGCCCAGTACCGTCGCCGCGATCACCGGCCTGACGCTTTGCACGGCCGCCTACCAGGCCGAGAATTTGCGCGGAGGGTTCCAGAGCGTGCCGCGCGGCTTGCTGGAAGCAGCTGATATGGCCGGACTAAGCCCCATGCAGCAATTCTGGCGCATCAGGGCGCCGATCGCCTTTCGCCTCGCCTTTCCGTCACTGGTGAATGAAGCGATCATGATCCTGAAGGCTTCGTCTTTGGTTTCGGTCGTTGGCATTGTCGAACTGACGCGCATGGCGCAGGATCTTGCGGCAAGCACCTACCGGCCGATCGAGTTGTTTGCCGCAGCCGGCCTGCTCTACCTCATCATCAACTGGCTGATCGCCTATGGCGGGTCCCTTTTCGAGCGCTCCTTCCGGTGGGGGCGACCATGA
- a CDS encoding RES family NAD+ phosphorylase: MRFVRTCYRAHDPRWAFKPTSGEGAAIRGARFNPKGVPALYLALTLMTAIKEANQGFAQRIDPCVLCSYEIDCDDIADLTTQEGRGEFSVTLEDMACAWATALSDGERPASWSIHDRLRPRNIAGIVVPSFAPSAEMEDRNLVLWDWGRDLPHKVTVFDPSGRLPKDQLSWR, encoded by the coding sequence GTGAGGTTCGTCAGAACCTGCTACCGCGCACACGATCCACGTTGGGCATTCAAGCCGACCTCCGGTGAAGGAGCGGCGATCAGAGGCGCGCGATTCAATCCCAAAGGTGTGCCGGCGCTCTATCTGGCGCTGACCCTCATGACAGCGATCAAGGAAGCCAACCAGGGCTTCGCGCAGCGGATCGATCCGTGCGTGCTGTGTTCCTATGAGATCGACTGCGACGACATCGCGGATCTGACAACGCAAGAGGGGAGGGGAGAGTTTTCTGTAACGCTCGAAGACATGGCCTGCGCCTGGGCTACGGCGCTTAGCGACGGAGAGCGCCCGGCGTCCTGGTCCATCCACGATCGGTTGCGACCTCGAAACATTGCCGGCATCGTGGTCCCAAGTTTCGCGCCGAGCGCCGAGATGGAGGATCGCAACCTGGTCCTTTGGGACTGGGGTCGGGATCTGCCGCACAAGGTAACTGTATTCGACCCGAGCGGCCGGTTGCCGAAGGACCAGCTATCCTGGCGATGA
- a CDS encoding site-specific integrase, which produces MASLVDQNPAKRARHRSAQPQKTPAGVDQMAPAASAQPDASIADDLPDIIDVVMEMSGAPDEQPDKAPFPLPAVTNPRLPAHLDALAERARDYVEAASSANTRRAYAADWKHFCAWARRQHLDVLPPDPQVVGLYITAQASGSGGAKKSVSTIERRLSALTWNFSQRGQPLDRKDRHIATVMAGIRNSHASPPRQKEAILPEDLIAMLETLDRAGLRGLRDRAMLLLGFTGGLRRSEIVGLDCGRDQTEDSSGWIEFFPDKGILVTLRGKTGWREVEIGRGSSDATCPVVALQTWLKFSRIGHGPLFRRVAGQGKQVGAERLNDQEVARLVKRTALAAGVRGDLSEGDRATKFSGHSLRAGLASSAEVDERYVQKQLGHASAEMTRRYQRRRDRFRVNLTKASGL; this is translated from the coding sequence ATGGCCTCTCTCGTCGATCAAAACCCAGCAAAGCGTGCTCGGCATCGCTCCGCTCAACCACAGAAAACACCGGCGGGTGTCGACCAAATGGCGCCGGCGGCCTCGGCTCAGCCCGACGCCTCGATTGCCGACGACCTGCCCGACATCATCGACGTTGTCATGGAGATGAGCGGCGCGCCGGACGAGCAGCCGGACAAAGCTCCCTTCCCTCTTCCGGCCGTCACCAATCCCCGCCTGCCGGCGCATCTCGATGCCCTCGCCGAGCGCGCTCGCGATTACGTCGAGGCAGCAAGCTCGGCCAACACCCGCCGCGCCTACGCCGCCGACTGGAAGCATTTTTGCGCCTGGGCGCGCCGCCAGCATCTCGATGTGTTGCCGCCCGATCCGCAGGTCGTCGGCCTCTACATCACCGCGCAAGCCTCGGGGTCGGGAGGGGCTAAGAAATCCGTGTCGACGATTGAGCGGCGGCTTTCGGCGCTGACCTGGAATTTTTCTCAGCGTGGCCAGCCGCTGGACAGAAAGGACCGGCATATCGCCACCGTCATGGCCGGCATTCGCAACAGCCACGCCTCCCCTCCCCGGCAGAAAGAAGCCATTCTGCCGGAAGACCTGATCGCCATGCTCGAGACGCTAGACCGGGCTGGCTTACGCGGCTTGCGCGACCGCGCCATGCTGCTCTTGGGTTTTACCGGCGGCCTGCGCCGTTCCGAAATCGTCGGTCTCGACTGCGGCCGCGATCAGACCGAGGATTCTTCGGGCTGGATCGAGTTCTTTCCCGACAAAGGGATTTTGGTGACCTTGCGCGGAAAGACCGGCTGGCGCGAGGTCGAAATCGGCCGCGGCTCGTCCGATGCCACCTGCCCGGTTGTCGCCCTGCAGACCTGGCTCAAATTTTCCAGGATCGGCCATGGCCCGCTCTTTCGCAGGGTGGCAGGGCAAGGCAAGCAAGTGGGCGCCGAGCGGCTCAACGACCAGGAAGTGGCGCGGCTGGTCAAGCGCACCGCTCTCGCCGCTGGTGTCCGCGGCGACCTCTCCGAAGGGGACCGTGCAACAAAATTCTCGGGCCATTCCTTACGTGCCGGGCTTGCCTCCTCGGCCGAGGTCGACGAACGCTATGTGCAAAAACAACTCGGACACGCCTCGGCGGAAATGACTCGCCGCTATCAGCGCAGACGCGATCGTTTCCGTGTCAATCTCACCAAAGCATCAGGCCTGTAG
- a CDS encoding amino acid ABC transporter ATP-binding protein — protein MTPAISVKGLIKRFGQAEVLHGIDLDIPQGKVSCLIGPSGSGKSTLLRCMAFLEEATAGLIYVNGEPLGFAEGAQGAPVRLPAARIRSVRSQIGMVFQQFNLWPHMTALGNVSEALKTVHRVGRREAEERAMLQLKKVGLEDRAGHYPSQLSGGQQQRVAIARALALEPKIMLFDEPTSSLDPELTGEVLNVMRALAADGMTMVVVSHEIGFAAAVCQQIAFLDQGRLLLTGTPQKVFGKPRHPRLDLFLDTYLDRGAAMLV, from the coding sequence ATGACGCCAGCCATTTCGGTAAAGGGACTGATCAAGCGTTTCGGGCAGGCGGAGGTTCTGCACGGGATCGATCTCGATATCCCGCAGGGCAAAGTCTCCTGCCTCATCGGCCCTTCCGGTTCAGGCAAGAGCACGCTTCTCAGATGCATGGCTTTCCTGGAGGAGGCGACAGCGGGTCTCATTTATGTCAATGGCGAGCCGCTCGGTTTTGCCGAAGGCGCGCAAGGAGCGCCGGTTCGTTTGCCTGCCGCCCGCATCCGCTCGGTGCGCTCGCAGATCGGCATGGTTTTCCAGCAGTTCAATTTGTGGCCGCACATGACCGCGCTTGGCAATGTCAGCGAGGCGCTGAAGACTGTCCATCGTGTTGGCAGGCGCGAGGCGGAAGAGCGCGCCATGCTCCAGTTGAAGAAAGTTGGTCTCGAGGATCGCGCCGGCCACTACCCTTCGCAGCTTTCAGGAGGGCAACAGCAGCGCGTCGCCATCGCGCGTGCGCTTGCCCTGGAACCGAAGATCATGCTGTTCGATGAGCCGACTTCATCACTCGACCCCGAACTGACCGGCGAGGTTCTGAATGTCATGCGCGCCTTGGCCGCCGATGGGATGACGATGGTAGTCGTATCCCACGAAATCGGGTTCGCGGCAGCCGTATGTCAACAAATTGCATTTTTGGATCAAGGCAGGCTTCTGTTGACCGGTACTCCGCAGAAAGTCTTCGGCAAACCGCGCCACCCACGACTAGATCTGTTCCTGGACACCTATCTGGATCGTGGCGCCGCGATGTTGGTGTAA
- a CDS encoding DUF1403 family protein, translated as MVVRRQERWAGAWRQRMALSAAAVSARRAGRVEDENALRDAVLHTRPGDNVGPAGRMLVAWRKLADTPAEKLLTEASIGAVLNDIGLVCNDEAASDLTDDLRQLAASDGLVGMMTGAIASAERHGLGRGLGAWLADALLAQRLGWGHAVPLLGAEAALGTSAGSRRSAAGSVPTSIGTNSERAKDLLGAQARGALRAIDLSAEVGRRAQRLIAVAPKLRAKGSDAVVERLLSDDAIVASQPIRGMSERGLRRLFDRLVDLGAVRELSGRSTFRLYGL; from the coding sequence ATGGTCGTGCGCCGGCAGGAGAGGTGGGCCGGCGCCTGGCGGCAACGCATGGCGCTCTCGGCTGCCGCGGTGTCAGCGCGGCGGGCGGGCCGCGTCGAGGACGAAAATGCGCTGCGCGATGCTGTGCTGCATACGCGGCCTGGCGACAACGTTGGCCCCGCCGGCAGGATGCTTGTGGCTTGGCGCAAGTTAGCCGATACGCCTGCTGAAAAACTGCTGACCGAGGCGAGCATCGGCGCGGTGCTGAATGACATCGGTTTAGTGTGCAATGACGAGGCCGCGAGCGATCTGACGGACGATCTGCGGCAGCTTGCCGCCAGTGACGGGTTGGTGGGAATGATGACCGGAGCCATCGCGAGCGCCGAGCGCCACGGCCTGGGGCGCGGCCTGGGGGCCTGGCTTGCCGACGCACTGCTGGCGCAGCGCCTGGGCTGGGGCCATGCGGTGCCGTTGCTGGGTGCCGAGGCAGCCTTGGGTACAAGCGCCGGCTCGCGCCGGTCGGCAGCCGGTTCTGTGCCGACAAGCATTGGGACAAATTCTGAGCGTGCGAAAGATCTGCTTGGCGCGCAGGCGCGCGGGGCGTTGCGTGCGATTGATCTTTCAGCCGAGGTCGGTCGTCGAGCCCAGCGGCTCATCGCCGTAGCACCGAAGCTGCGGGCAAAGGGGTCGGATGCAGTTGTCGAAAGACTGCTGTCTGACGATGCGATTGTCGCGTCCCAGCCCATTCGTGGCATGAGCGAACGTGGCCTGCGGCGCCTGTTTGACAGGTTGGTCGACCTGGGTGCCGTACGAGAGTTATCGGGTCGGTCGACCTTCCGGCTTTACGGACTTTGA
- the repA gene encoding plasmid partitioning protein RepA: protein MNVSSPVPTKIPLLFEKSILDQGDQISKKLHLLSMQRFPPHAKKNLRSFSLAEVATYLGVSQSHLKKLHLEGKGPVPETSTSGRRSYTAEQMLELRRYLDQYGRSDARMYVPHRRPSEKLQILAVVNFKGGSGKTTTAAHLAQYLALTGHRVLAVDLDPQASLSSLHGFQPELDQTKSLYDAIRYDDEKMPLSEIIKPTNFPGLDIVPANLELQEFEYDTPLAMTDKSSNVGRAFFTRISKALMEVDDRYDVVVIDCPPQLGYLTITALTAATSVLITIHPQMLDVMSMGQFLLMLGNILEPIRAAGAEVNLEWYRYLVTRFEPTDQPQAQMVAFLHTLFGEFILKNQMLKSTAISDAGITKQTLYEVEKNAMTRSTYERAMEALDVVNGEIVALIHDAWGR from the coding sequence ATGAACGTGAGTTCGCCCGTTCCTACGAAGATCCCGCTGCTGTTCGAGAAGAGCATCCTCGATCAGGGCGACCAGATATCGAAGAAGTTGCACCTGCTTTCGATGCAGCGCTTTCCTCCCCACGCAAAGAAGAATCTTCGTTCTTTCTCGCTGGCGGAGGTTGCCACGTATCTAGGGGTTTCCCAGAGCCATCTGAAGAAACTGCATCTGGAAGGAAAGGGACCGGTGCCTGAAACGTCGACGTCGGGCCGGCGCTCGTACACTGCTGAACAGATGCTTGAGCTGCGCCGGTATCTCGACCAGTACGGTCGATCTGACGCCCGCATGTACGTTCCCCATCGACGGCCGAGCGAGAAGCTTCAGATTTTAGCTGTAGTCAATTTCAAGGGGGGCAGCGGGAAGACCACTACCGCCGCCCACCTCGCTCAATATCTTGCGCTTACCGGGCACCGTGTCCTCGCTGTCGATCTCGATCCGCAGGCCTCGCTTTCTTCGTTGCACGGGTTCCAACCTGAACTCGACCAGACGAAATCGCTTTACGACGCGATTCGGTATGACGACGAGAAGATGCCTCTCTCGGAAATCATCAAGCCGACGAATTTCCCGGGCTTGGATATCGTCCCTGCGAACCTAGAGCTGCAGGAATTCGAATACGACACGCCTCTGGCAATGACGGACAAATCTTCGAATGTGGGCAGGGCGTTTTTCACGCGTATCTCGAAAGCATTGATGGAGGTCGACGATCGCTACGATGTCGTAGTTATCGATTGTCCTCCGCAACTTGGCTACCTGACGATCACCGCACTGACCGCAGCGACCTCAGTGTTGATCACGATCCATCCGCAGATGCTCGATGTTATGAGCATGGGCCAGTTTCTGCTGATGCTCGGGAACATTCTGGAGCCGATCAGAGCGGCCGGTGCCGAGGTGAATCTGGAGTGGTATCGCTATCTAGTTACTCGATTCGAACCCACGGATCAGCCGCAAGCGCAGATGGTAGCGTTCCTGCATACGCTGTTCGGCGAATTCATTCTCAAGAACCAGATGCTGAAATCAACGGCGATTTCCGATGCGGGGATTACCAAGCAGACCCTCTACGAGGTCGAAAAGAATGCAATGACCCGTTCCACATACGAGCGGGCAATGGAAGCCTTGGACGTCGTAAATGGCGAAATCGTAGCTTTGATTCATGACGCATGGGGGCGTTGA
- a CDS encoding antitoxin Xre/MbcA/ParS toxin-binding domain-containing protein, producing MAHALKIPEQNGPLILSYMDRNGKIAIEQVADGFGMSKGQLAQTAGLARETLYRSERSAAVKTQGRLREMLEIISRVTDWAGGKEQAMAWYRAQPLPAFGGRTAEALVKDGKAAAVRDYLDHMAVGGYT from the coding sequence GTGGCTCACGCACTCAAGATCCCCGAGCAGAATGGGCCTCTCATCTTGTCCTATATGGACCGGAACGGGAAGATTGCGATCGAGCAGGTCGCGGACGGTTTTGGCATGTCCAAGGGCCAGTTGGCCCAGACCGCCGGTCTTGCTCGCGAGACCCTTTATCGGTCAGAGCGCAGCGCTGCGGTAAAGACACAGGGGCGTCTGCGGGAGATGCTTGAGATCATCAGCCGTGTGACGGATTGGGCGGGCGGCAAGGAACAGGCGATGGCTTGGTACCGAGCTCAGCCGCTTCCAGCTTTTGGCGGACGCACTGCTGAAGCGCTGGTGAAGGACGGCAAGGCCGCTGCGGTCCGTGATTATCTCGATCACATGGCCGTTGGTGGTTATACGTGA
- the scpB gene encoding SMC-Scp complex subunit ScpB has protein sequence MAEASKQKNCKTDVPGVLVDIELEHLPPELRWREWMGRIEAVIFAASAPVMRDTLARVVGKSCNIDLIIDDIREELRSRPYELVSVAGGWQHRTKKAFGDVIRAATGQGNVSRALSQSEALVLMCIAYFQPITRGELSTFFGKEISRDLIGALRAQDFIASGPRSPQPGAPYTYVTTKGFMSHFGLDTLRDLPDFEALEDAGLLSKDKLLAGDIPIGPASEGDDDEDLSDREVFGG, from the coding sequence ATGGCTGAAGCGTCCAAGCAGAAGAATTGCAAGACGGATGTCCCGGGAGTGCTGGTTGACATCGAACTCGAGCACCTGCCGCCGGAGCTGCGCTGGCGCGAATGGATGGGCCGGATTGAGGCCGTCATCTTCGCAGCGAGTGCGCCCGTTATGCGTGATACGCTGGCGCGAGTCGTTGGCAAGAGCTGCAACATCGATCTGATCATCGATGACATCCGCGAGGAACTGCGCAGCCGGCCCTATGAACTCGTGTCTGTCGCCGGCGGCTGGCAGCACCGCACCAAGAAAGCGTTTGGCGATGTCATTCGCGCTGCGACAGGCCAGGGCAATGTTTCGCGCGCTTTGTCGCAGTCAGAGGCGCTAGTGTTGATGTGTATCGCTTACTTCCAGCCGATCACCCGCGGTGAGCTGTCGACCTTCTTCGGCAAAGAGATCAGCCGCGATCTGATTGGCGCATTGCGCGCGCAGGACTTCATTGCCTCGGGACCGCGCAGCCCACAGCCAGGCGCGCCCTACACCTACGTGACGACCAAAGGCTTCATGTCGCACTTCGGTCTCGATACGCTGCGCGACCTGCCCGATTTCGAAGCGCTCGAGGACGCCGGATTACTGTCTAAGGACAAGCTGCTGGCAGGCGATATTCCCATCGGACCAGCGAGCGAAGGAGACGATGACGAGGACCTATCCGATCGCGAGGTCTTCGGCGGCTAA
- the repC gene encoding plasmid replication protein RepC, with protein METGIATTPFGRRPMSLAMLAAQNDSREIPKGRVADKWQIYRNLCEGKNIVGIGDRALAVLNALLSFYPDSELSEENDLIVFPSNAQLSLRAHGMPDATLRRHLTALVDCALIIRRDSPNGKRYARKGRGGEIEEAFGFSLAPLLARAYEFEAAAERVRADNRALRLMRERITLHRRDIHKLIEAALDEDVPGDWGGLWKRFRGVVEAIPRRACIAELGPIVADLAAMRDDVDKLLEIHMKSTNTSCNDSQNGRQQSDSNTDSIFEFEPALEKSGATAEPRTRTAETPKTYPLGMVLKACPEIADYAVDGIGNWRDLMITAAQVRGYLGVSPSAYEEACHTMGQETAAIVIACILQRAQHINSAGGYLRVLTDKARAGAFSVGPMLMAALKANGATARMTG; from the coding sequence ATGGAGACGGGTATTGCAACGACGCCCTTCGGGCGGCGGCCGATGTCGCTTGCCATGCTGGCAGCGCAAAACGATTCACGTGAAATCCCCAAGGGCAGGGTCGCCGACAAGTGGCAGATTTACCGCAACCTTTGCGAGGGTAAGAACATCGTCGGCATCGGCGATCGCGCTTTGGCCGTCCTGAATGCGTTGCTATCATTCTATCCTGACAGCGAATTAAGTGAGGAAAACGACCTCATCGTCTTTCCCTCGAACGCGCAGCTGTCGCTCAGGGCGCATGGAATGCCCGATGCCACGCTCAGGCGGCACCTAACGGCTCTTGTTGACTGCGCGCTGATCATCCGTCGGGATAGCCCGAACGGCAAGCGCTACGCCCGCAAGGGCCGGGGAGGGGAGATCGAGGAAGCATTCGGCTTCTCCCTGGCGCCGCTGCTGGCCCGTGCTTACGAGTTCGAGGCGGCGGCCGAGCGTGTCCGTGCCGACAACCGAGCGCTCAGGCTTATGCGCGAGCGGATCACCTTGCACCGCCGGGACATCCACAAGCTGATAGAGGCGGCCCTTGACGAAGACGTCCCGGGCGACTGGGGAGGCCTGTGGAAGCGTTTCCGCGGCGTCGTGGAGGCAATTCCGCGCCGAGCTTGCATTGCCGAGCTCGGGCCTATCGTTGCCGATCTGGCCGCCATGCGTGATGATGTGGATAAGCTGCTGGAAATCCATATGAAATCCACGAATACGAGCTGCAATGACTCTCAAAACGGGCGGCAGCAATCTGATTCAAATACCGACTCTATTTTTGAATTTGAACCTGCTTTAGAGAAAAGCGGGGCGACGGCCGAGCCCAGGACGAGGACCGCAGAGACGCCGAAAACATACCCGCTGGGGATGGTGCTGAAGGCCTGCCCCGAAATTGCGGATTATGCCGTCGACGGGATCGGCAATTGGCGCGATCTTATGATAACCGCCGCTCAGGTGCGGGGATATCTGGGCGTTTCGCCGTCAGCGTATGAGGAGGCCTGCCATACGATGGGCCAGGAAACCGCTGCGATCGTGATTGCCTGTATCCTCCAGCGGGCACAGCACATCAATTCCGCCGGCGGATACCTGCGCGTCCTGACCGACAAGGCCAGGGCAGGGGCGTTTTCGGTCGGGCCGATGCTGATGGCGGCACTCAAGGCGAATGGCGCCACAGCGAGGATGACGGGATGA
- a CDS encoding type II toxin-antitoxin system Phd/YefM family antitoxin, with amino-acid sequence MTTTVTAAAVSKNFGAYQDAAVRDPVIITKNGRPRTVLLAYEDFVRLSKRDRRVELTTELSADEIAAVEAAEMEPGLDHLNDELLPAKGLTAKTAKNAAD; translated from the coding sequence ATGACCACCACCGTCACCGCCGCTGCCGTCTCGAAAAACTTCGGCGCCTATCAGGATGCAGCGGTTCGCGACCCTGTCATCATCACTAAGAATGGCCGGCCGCGCACCGTGCTGCTGGCTTACGAGGATTTCGTCCGGCTGTCGAAGCGCGACCGGCGGGTCGAGCTCACGACAGAGCTCAGCGCGGACGAAATCGCCGCGGTCGAAGCCGCCGAAATGGAGCCGGGGCTTGACCATCTCAACGACGAGCTCCTTCCGGCAAAAGGTCTGACGGCAAAGACGGCAAAAAATGCTGCCGACTGA
- the repB gene encoding plasmid partitioning protein RepB — protein sequence MARKNLLAGLVEAETGDQASSASTAAYPIRGASKSMIRSVNELAKQADAYLEGEHVVELDPSAVDGSFVSDRMDDDEEQYQELLEAIRERGQDSPILVRPHPGSDGRYMIVFGHRRVRVARELGRKVRAVVKEIDDKTHVIAQGQENSARANLSFIEKAMFAKRLEDLEYDRDVISSALASNAAAVSKMVSVATRIPASVIGKIGSATSVGRERWVELSLLAGKKSEIVNAVLSGPEFGELESNERFERLLAALNAKGKPVRKVAGKPQAQSWVPEDKSVSVSVKKAGKAVTIAVKEMDGSRFGTWISDNLGNLYEAFRKSEKTSTGD from the coding sequence ATGGCACGTAAGAATCTTCTTGCAGGCCTCGTAGAAGCGGAGACCGGCGACCAAGCGTCATCTGCCTCCACTGCGGCATATCCGATCCGCGGCGCGTCAAAATCCATGATCCGCTCGGTCAACGAGTTGGCAAAGCAAGCGGATGCGTATCTTGAGGGGGAGCATGTCGTCGAACTCGACCCAAGCGCCGTCGACGGCTCGTTCGTTTCCGACCGCATGGACGACGACGAGGAACAGTACCAAGAGCTCCTGGAAGCGATTCGGGAGAGGGGGCAGGACTCTCCTATACTTGTCCGTCCGCATCCGGGCTCCGACGGCCGCTACATGATCGTCTTCGGCCATCGCAGAGTCCGAGTCGCCCGCGAACTGGGACGGAAGGTGAGGGCGGTCGTCAAGGAGATCGACGACAAGACCCATGTAATTGCCCAGGGCCAGGAGAATTCCGCTCGGGCAAATCTCAGTTTCATCGAGAAGGCGATGTTCGCAAAGCGTCTTGAGGATTTGGAATACGACAGAGACGTGATCTCGTCAGCACTGGCCTCGAACGCCGCTGCGGTCTCGAAGATGGTATCGGTTGCCACAAGAATTCCGGCATCTGTGATCGGCAAGATTGGATCAGCTACGTCTGTTGGCCGCGAGCGGTGGGTGGAGCTGTCTCTGCTCGCCGGCAAGAAATCTGAAATCGTTAATGCGGTCTTGTCCGGACCAGAATTCGGTGAGTTGGAAAGCAACGAACGCTTCGAAAGGTTGCTAGCAGCCCTGAACGCAAAGGGGAAGCCGGTTCGCAAGGTAGCTGGGAAGCCCCAAGCACAATCCTGGGTCCCCGAGGACAAATCAGTCAGCGTCAGCGTCAAGAAGGCAGGCAAGGCCGTCACGATCGCCGTGAAGGAGATGGATGGCAGCCGCTTTGGGACGTGGATTTCCGATAATCTGGGCAACCTTTATGAGGCGTTCAGAAAGTCGGAGAAGACATCAACAGGAGACTGA
- the hutC gene encoding histidine utilization repressor — MNIAAGEQSETRSLHRRIMTDVEGRILSGEWPPGYRIPFEHELTAYYSCSRMTVSKALSQLARAGLIERRRKTGSFVRRPHSQSAVLEIRDIMTEVHALGLPYRFEVVRRDKRRAGRIDVERLRLTEPTLVLELACRHFAGMQPFCYEERLINLQAVPEAVEEPFTELAPGAWLVNRVPWSDAEHRIQAIGATSRAAAALGVTEATPCLVIERRTWSAEQPVTHVRLTYPGDGHELVARFAPAQS, encoded by the coding sequence ATGAACATCGCCGCGGGGGAACAATCCGAAACGAGATCGCTGCATCGACGCATCATGACGGATGTGGAGGGTCGCATTTTGTCAGGCGAATGGCCGCCGGGGTATCGTATCCCGTTCGAGCATGAACTCACGGCCTACTACAGCTGTTCCCGGATGACCGTGAGCAAGGCGCTATCGCAGCTCGCAAGGGCAGGCTTGATAGAGCGAAGGCGCAAGACGGGCAGTTTCGTCCGAAGGCCGCATTCTCAATCAGCCGTGTTAGAAATCCGCGATATAATGACGGAGGTGCATGCCCTCGGCCTACCCTATCGGTTTGAAGTCGTAAGACGCGACAAGCGTCGGGCCGGCCGGATCGATGTCGAACGACTGCGTCTCACTGAGCCAACTCTGGTGCTGGAGTTGGCATGCAGGCATTTCGCTGGAATGCAGCCATTCTGCTATGAGGAAAGGCTCATCAATCTTCAAGCTGTGCCGGAAGCGGTCGAAGAACCGTTTACGGAACTCGCGCCGGGGGCGTGGCTAGTCAATCGCGTGCCCTGGAGCGACGCTGAACATCGAATCCAGGCAATTGGCGCCACCTCCCGAGCGGCCGCTGCACTTGGTGTTACCGAAGCGACGCCCTGCTTGGTCATTGAACGGCGCACCTGGAGCGCCGAACAGCCGGTGACCCATGTTCGCCTCACCTATCCCGGCGATGGCCACGAACTCGTCGCTCGATTTGCACCGGCTCAAAGCTGA
- a CDS encoding amino acid ABC transporter permease: MNFDTNLIIRSLPEIMSAFGVTLLMWVAGVIGSAVLGFIVAVGRRYGRRWLGYPLWLYVETIRGTPFLIQLFLLYYGGPFVGLSLDPIPAGLFGLTIYGAAYFSEIFRSGFEAVPSGHVEAAECVGLNRNQIIRRILLPEMTMLVLPASVNMAIILLKETAVLSIITVPELTLVISAIGSQQYAFVESLFLLALFYWGLVELSGMLGRFMETRLSKYRFATA, translated from the coding sequence ATGAATTTCGACACAAACCTCATCATACGCAGCCTTCCCGAAATCATGAGCGCGTTTGGCGTAACCCTTCTGATGTGGGTTGCCGGCGTGATCGGCTCCGCCGTTCTGGGTTTTATCGTCGCCGTGGGGCGGCGCTACGGGCGGCGCTGGCTTGGCTATCCACTGTGGCTGTATGTCGAGACGATCCGCGGCACGCCGTTTCTGATCCAGCTCTTCCTGCTCTATTACGGCGGGCCGTTCGTCGGGCTATCGCTTGATCCCATCCCTGCTGGGTTGTTCGGGCTTACGATTTATGGTGCCGCTTATTTCAGCGAGATTTTCCGGAGCGGTTTCGAGGCTGTCCCGTCAGGCCATGTCGAAGCAGCGGAATGCGTGGGCTTGAATCGCAACCAGATTATTCGTCGCATTCTCCTGCCAGAAATGACGATGCTAGTGCTGCCGGCCTCGGTGAACATGGCCATCATCCTGTTGAAAGAAACAGCTGTCCTTTCGATCATCACGGTCCCGGAACTGACGCTGGTGATCAGCGCCATTGGCTCCCAGCAATACGCCTTCGTGGAATCGCTTTTCCTGCTCGCGCTGTTTTACTGGGGCCTGGTGGAGCTTTCCGGGATGCTCGGGCGCTTTATGGAAACCCGCCTCTCCAAATACAGGTTCGCAACCGCATGA